Proteins encoded by one window of Clostridium cagae:
- a CDS encoding ParM/StbA family protein, with product MILGVDIGTYSVKTSNKVTFFSKFTQEESFTEINRININGSSYNIGEGEFSTDWDKSKKGNTLILLYSAIYKSAEDNINQIVLGLPVQQYKKNKNNLIELIENNKCAKVENRNLIITDVTVAPEGASSYYSIDSSLRDEIGNKQLIIIDIGGRTTDIIVFQNKIIIDVKTIPIGMLNIYQEIIDTVNTKYTESLVLEDGESILKDGLFLKGKQRDINFVQPILKRNFNSVFKEIQLKYNTNKGYVYLTGGGSILLKLPFKNRLSNLIISNNPIFDNAIGFGKVGESLWLE from the coding sequence ATGATTTTAGGTGTAGATATTGGTACCTATAGTGTAAAAACTTCTAATAAAGTTACATTCTTTAGTAAATTTACACAAGAAGAAAGTTTTACTGAGATAAATAGGATTAATATAAATGGATCTAGTTATAACATAGGAGAAGGAGAATTCAGTACAGATTGGGATAAGAGCAAAAAGGGAAATACATTAATACTTCTCTACTCAGCAATTTATAAGAGTGCTGAAGATAATATAAATCAAATTGTATTAGGATTACCAGTACAGCAATACAAGAAAAACAAAAATAATTTAATAGAACTTATAGAAAATAATAAATGTGCAAAAGTAGAAAATAGAAATTTAATTATTACAGATGTTACTGTAGCTCCAGAAGGGGCAAGTAGTTATTATTCTATAGATAGTAGTTTAAGAGATGAAATAGGAAATAAGCAACTAATAATAATAGATATAGGAGGTAGGACTACAGATATTATAGTATTCCAAAATAAAATTATAATTGATGTTAAAACTATACCTATAGGTATGTTGAATATATATCAGGAGATTATAGATACAGTTAATACTAAATATACAGAAAGTTTAGTGTTAGAGGATGGAGAAAGCATATTAAAAGATGGTTTATTCCTTAAAGGTAAACAGCGAGACATTAACTTTGTACAACCTATTTTAAAAAGAAATTTTAATAGTGTATTTAAAGAAATACAACTTAAATATAACACTAATAAAGGATATGTGTACTTAACAGGTGGAGGAAGTATATTGCTTAAGTTACCATTTAAAAATAGATTAAGTAATTTAATAATTTCTAATAATCCTATTTTTGATAATGCAATTGG
- a CDS encoding helix-turn-helix transcriptional regulator, translating into MSVKNKLLEIRLSLGYKNSKDFADFLEINKSMYSLIENNKRVVNLENAFAIAEKLNMNIEDIWYKE; encoded by the coding sequence ATGAGTGTTAAAAATAAATTATTAGAAATAAGGTTGAGTTTAGGATATAAAAATTCTAAAGACTTTGCTGACTTTTTGGAAATAAATAAAAGTATGTATAGCTTAATAGAAAACAATAAGAGAGTAGTTAATTTAGAAAATGCATTTGCAATAGCTGAAAAACTTAATATGAATATAGAGGATATTTGGTATAAAGAGTAA
- a CDS encoding recombinase family protein yields the protein MNIAYIRGNSKQSIEGQQILLGKHKIDEYFEDHGTNIQIKKMLSNLKENDTLYITSVDRLSRDVKEAIEILKEIQNKGVNLKVLNLNEDMDIDKIKVLISIADSGNEILNKE from the coding sequence ATGAATATAGCATATATAAGAGGTAATTCAAAACAATCAATAGAGGGTCAACAAATTTTATTAGGAAAACATAAAATTGATGAATATTTCGAAGATCATGGCACAAACATACAAATAAAAAAGATGCTTTCTAATTTAAAAGAAAATGACACACTATACATTACTAGTGTAGATAGACTAAGTAGAGATGTCAAAGAAGCAATTGAAATACTAAAAGAAATACAAAATAAAGGCGTAAATTTAAAAGTTTTAAATTTAAATGAAGATATGGATATAGATAAAATTAAAGTGCTAATTAGCATCGCTGATTCAGGAAATGAAATTCTTAATAAAGAATAA
- a CDS encoding helix-turn-helix domain-containing protein, with product MTKIKPLDEVMTFAEASEKWGLGESTLRSTIRTDRLVEGVDYKKSGKVWLITKEAMERVYGNLNKNII from the coding sequence ATGACTAAAATAAAACCTTTAGATGAAGTAATGACTTTTGCTGAAGCTTCTGAAAAATGGGGATTAGGAGAAAGCACATTAAGAAGTACTATAAGAACAGATAGACTTGTAGAAGGCGTAGACTATAAAAAGAGTGGGAAAGTATGGCTTATCACTAAAGAAGCTATGGAAAGAGTATATGGAAATTTAAATAAAAATATAATTTAA
- a CDS encoding ParA family protein → MPEVKKNVIAFMNMKGGVGKTTLCVNLADCLAKHFNKKILIIDIDPQFNSTQYLVEHEHYINNIFKQNKTIRNVFKIKEIDSDVLTGTVTDEEEQIDAHIEHISENLDLLCGDLRMIDLDTKSPKLENRLKKFIKIKNIDTMYDFIFIDCPPTYSIYTIAAYNASQYYILPVKPDFLSVLGINLFQRTLSNMSDDEHKIECLGMVFTLVQNYPYINNKMEKLRAKYAFYTFDNNMKQSTKILDNAEKHICIYNSDFKNDIIKLAQEFLDKYNEAEGI, encoded by the coding sequence ATGCCAGAGGTTAAAAAAAATGTAATAGCATTTATGAATATGAAAGGCGGAGTTGGAAAAACAACATTGTGTGTAAATTTAGCAGACTGTTTAGCAAAACATTTTAATAAAAAAATTTTAATAATAGATATAGATCCACAATTTAATTCCACTCAATATTTAGTAGAACATGAACATTATATAAATAATATTTTTAAACAAAATAAAACAATTAGAAATGTATTTAAAATAAAAGAAATAGATAGTGATGTTTTAACAGGAACAGTTACAGATGAGGAAGAACAAATAGATGCACATATAGAACATATAAGTGAAAATTTAGATTTACTTTGTGGTGATTTAAGGATGATTGATTTGGATACTAAATCGCCTAAATTAGAAAATAGACTAAAAAAATTTATAAAGATTAAAAATATTGATACTATGTATGATTTTATTTTTATTGATTGTCCTCCGACATATTCAATTTATACAATAGCAGCATATAATGCAAGTCAATACTATATTTTACCGGTAAAGCCTGACTTTTTATCAGTATTAGGAATTAATTTATTCCAAAGAACACTATCTAATATGAGTGATGATGAGCATAAAATTGAGTGCTTAGGAATGGTATTTACATTAGTCCAAAATTATCCATATATTAATAATAAAATGGAGAAACTTAGGGCAAAGTATGCTTTTTATACATTTGATAACAATATGAAACAATCAACCAAAATATTGGATAATGCAGAAAAACATATATGTATATATAATAGCGATTTTAAAAATGATATAATTAAATTAGCACAAGAATTTCTGGATAAATATAATGAAGCGGAGGGAATATAA
- a CDS encoding lysozyme: MSQWKWCVEDSTGNITKGWYKDNEKWYYLKDNGTMATSWIEDKDGRWYYLDESGAMKTGWIKDKEKWYYLEPNSTGYKGEMYGNCTALIDGKSYKFDSTGALIEDSLVSDKCINFIKSWEGFIKEGKKYYDCVGVLTQGYGLTGDEIKNLPEQISEPEAAALLKKIVNNKYAKAIKEDLDSKSINLKQNEFDALVSFAYNCGTSGLLGSTLYKNVVAGIRDKDTITSNFQAWSNGGGKRIEGLYRRRTKEAAMFLYGDYTGNV, from the coding sequence ATGTCACAATGGAAATGGTGTGTAGAAGATTCTACAGGAAACATTACTAAAGGTTGGTATAAAGATAATGAAAAGTGGTATTACTTAAAGGACAATGGAACTATGGCAACTAGTTGGATTGAGGATAAAGATGGTAGATGGTATTACTTAGATGAAAGTGGCGCTATGAAAACAGGTTGGATTAAAGATAAGGAAAAATGGTATTACTTAGAGCCTAATAGTACAGGCTATAAAGGAGAAATGTATGGAAATTGTACAGCTCTTATAGATGGAAAATCTTATAAATTTGATTCTACTGGTGCATTGATAGAAGATAGTTTAGTATCAGATAAGTGTATTAATTTTATAAAATCTTGGGAAGGTTTTATAAAAGAAGGAAAAAAATATTATGATTGTGTTGGTGTTTTAACACAAGGTTACGGATTAACAGGAGATGAAATTAAAAATCTTCCAGAACAAATTTCTGAGCCTGAAGCAGCTGCATTATTAAAAAAAATAGTTAATAATAAATATGCTAAAGCTATAAAAGAAGATTTAGACTCTAAATCTATAAATTTAAAGCAAAATGAATTTGATGCATTAGTAAGCTTTGCATACAATTGTGGAACTAGTGGCCTTTTAGGTTCAACATTATATAAAAACGTTGTTGCTGGGATAAGAGATAAAGATACTATTACTTCTAACTTTCAAGCTTGGTCTAATGGGGGCGGAAAAAGAATAGAAGGACTTTATAGAAGAAGAACTAAAGAAGCTGCTATGTTTTTATATGGAGATTATACAGGTAATGTATAA
- a CDS encoding phage holin family protein yields MEKILNVLRYLVAIIGTGFTWLFGAWDIALIILIIFMVLDYGTGVLRGYVNKELSSDIGLRGIARKAVILIVLIVAVCLDRLMNTGEWIFRTTVAYFYIANEGLSLIENCAALGAPVPEKLLDALAQLKDGEKKGVKSNL; encoded by the coding sequence ATGGAGAAAATTTTAAATGTATTACGCTATCTAGTTGCGATAATAGGAACAGGATTTACCTGGCTATTTGGAGCATGGGATATAGCATTAATTATTTTAATAATATTTATGGTACTTGATTATGGAACAGGAGTGCTAAGAGGGTATGTAAATAAAGAATTGTCTAGTGATATAGGATTACGTGGTATCGCAAGAAAAGCAGTTATACTTATAGTTCTTATTGTGGCTGTATGTTTAGATAGACTTATGAATACTGGAGAGTGGATTTTTAGAACTACCGTTGCTTATTTTTATATAGCAAATGAGGGATTAAGTTTAATAGAAAATTGTGCAGCACTTGGTGCACCAGTTCCAGAAAAATTATTAGATGCACTAGCACAACTTAAAGATGGAGAAAAGAAGGGTGTAAAAAGCAATCTATAA
- a CDS encoding XkdX family protein, producing the protein MNWFEKVQRYFCWGCYNNTDVWDFVSYKKITTEQYTEITKVEYTEQRPVI; encoded by the coding sequence ATGAATTGGTTTGAAAAGGTACAAAGATATTTTTGTTGGGGATGTTACAATAATACAGACGTTTGGGATTTTGTAAGTTATAAGAAAATAACAACAGAACAATATACTGAAATAACTAAAGTAGAATATACAGAGCAAAGACCAGTAATTTAG